Below is a genomic region from Gillisia sp. Hel_I_86.
TTCATAACTATGAGGAATTTGGAAAAGGTTTAAATATTAATAAAACGAATATTGTACTAACAGAATTTGTATTGGAAAATCTTAGAGAATTAAAAGAACTCAGCTTTCCTGAAAGAATGGGAGAGGTGATCCTTAATAAATAATTTCTTCCTTGAATATCTAACTAATGAATTTTAATTTTAAATACATAGACATGAAAAGCATAATAAGTTTAGTTTTAATATCAATGTTTAGTTTCCAAATGCAAGCACAAGAGTGGCAAACTTCAAAAATAGAAGGTTATGGGAAAATTAAATATTTTGAAGATGCAGCGGAGCAACCAGACACTACCCTAAATTATAAATTGGTTTTTGATATTAAAGATGGAAAAGAAAAAGAGGGAGTAAATGTAGGTTTGTTGAAAATTGCTCGTGCCCTTAATATGTTAGAATCAGGAAAAATTTCATCTGAAAAAATTGATATCGTGGCAGTGGTCCATGGAGAAGCGACCGATTTGGTCCTTTCTAATGAAAAGTATCAAGAGAAATATAAAAAGTCAAACCCAAACATAGAGTTATTGAAGTTATTAAAAGAAAATGGGGTGAAAATTTTTGTTTGTGGACAAGCTACAGCTGCCAGAAACATAGCGCAGGAAGATATGAATGAATCTATTGAGTTGGCG
It encodes:
- a CDS encoding DsrE family protein — protein: MKSIISLVLISMFSFQMQAQEWQTSKIEGYGKIKYFEDAAEQPDTTLNYKLVFDIKDGKEKEGVNVGLLKIARALNMLESGKISSEKIDIVAVVHGEATDLVLSNEKYQEKYKKSNPNIELLKLLKENGVKIFVCGQATAARNIAQEDMNESIELALSALSVLSNYQLRGYALIP